In Sphingobium sp. Z007, one DNA window encodes the following:
- a CDS encoding MarR family transcriptional regulator: protein MTAPIPPDRHMPSQEAVDLVVALQRCLTNFHARQEEPAILDGDGGDQRLALARYVEARRMRSTLFGHDLFADPAWDILLLLYQAELDGGGLTLEQLSETLRLSLSVVVGQVGVMERRGLLDEHRTSPSSRRRRAIRLSPLAVDAMASWTSLAFDGGD, encoded by the coding sequence ATGACCGCGCCTATTCCGCCTGACCGTCATATGCCTAGTCAGGAAGCGGTCGACCTGGTGGTCGCGCTGCAACGCTGCCTGACCAATTTCCATGCCCGGCAGGAAGAGCCGGCGATACTGGACGGTGACGGGGGCGACCAGCGCCTTGCCCTTGCCCGTTATGTCGAAGCGCGGCGGATGCGATCGACGCTGTTTGGCCATGATCTTTTCGCCGACCCGGCCTGGGACATATTGCTGCTGCTTTATCAGGCTGAATTGGACGGCGGCGGGCTGACGCTGGAGCAGTTGAGCGAAACGCTGCGCCTGTCGCTCAGCGTCGTCGTCGGCCAAGTGGGCGTGATGGAACGGCGCGGCCTGCTGGATGAACATCGCACCTCGCCCAGCAGTCGGCGACGCCGCGCCATCCGCCTGTCGCCATTGGCGGTCGACGCCATGGCCTCCTGGACCTCGCTCGCCTTCGACGGGGGCGACTGA
- a CDS encoding helix-turn-helix transcriptional regulator gives MADTLPALSEGEKQCLRLVAQGFNSKEIARQLRVSEHTVDQRVRTSLRKFGVPSRKEAARLFISVEQRSPQSDTYQPLIYQSAPLATDPEPASSLAQPNRPDAQKEHKTLLRRILAFGPPLGGSTNELSIDGRILAMIRAAVLTGVGVVALLLLIRGAFTVLG, from the coding sequence GTGGCGGATACCCTTCCGGCCTTGAGCGAGGGGGAAAAGCAGTGTCTGCGCTTGGTGGCGCAGGGCTTCAATTCCAAGGAAATCGCACGGCAGCTTCGCGTGTCGGAGCATACGGTCGATCAGCGCGTCCGCACCAGCCTGCGCAAGTTTGGCGTGCCATCGCGCAAGGAAGCAGCCCGGCTATTCATTTCGGTTGAGCAACGATCGCCCCAAAGTGACACATATCAGCCCTTGATATATCAATCGGCGCCGCTTGCCACCGATCCCGAACCTGCGTCATCCCTTGCTCAGCCGAACAGGCCGGATGCGCAGAAGGAGCACAAGACGCTCCTGCGCCGCATCCTCGCCTTCGGCCCGCCGCTAGGGGGATCGACCAATGAACTGAGTATCGACGGCCGCATATTGGCGATGATCCGGGCCGCTGTCCTGACCGGGGTTGGTGTCGTCGCTTTGCTGCTACTCATTCGCGGGGCCTTTACGGTCCTGGGCTGA
- a CDS encoding DUF805 domain-containing protein translates to MDYMLLPLKRYADFSGRSRRKEYWMFFLGYMLAAILLGIVGVILGGFPNGQASGGASIMMILLGLLVLLLIIPSLAVQVRRFHDQDKSGWFVLLNFVPYVGGIIVLVFMCLEGTRGENRFGPDPKQTAADVGDIFS, encoded by the coding sequence ATGGACTATATGCTCTTGCCGCTCAAGCGGTACGCCGACTTTTCCGGGCGCTCGCGGCGCAAGGAATATTGGATGTTTTTCCTTGGCTATATGCTCGCGGCGATCCTGCTGGGCATAGTGGGCGTCATCCTGGGCGGCTTCCCGAACGGCCAGGCGTCGGGCGGCGCATCGATCATGATGATCCTGCTGGGGCTGCTGGTCCTGCTGCTCATCATTCCCTCGCTCGCGGTGCAGGTCCGCCGCTTCCATGACCAGGACAAGAGCGGCTGGTTCGTGCTGCTGAATTTCGTGCCCTATGTTGGCGGCATCATCGTGCTGGTCTTCATGTGTCTGGAAGGCACGAGGGGCGAGAATCGCTTCGGTCCCGATCCCAAGCAGACGGCGGCGGACGTAGGCGATATCTTCAGCTGA
- the typA gene encoding translational GTPase TypA produces MSLRNIAIIAHVDHGKTTLVDQLFRQSGTFRDNQRVEERAMDSNDLEKERGITILAKPTSVEWTPEGGEPVRINIVDTPGHADFGGEVERILSMVDGVVLLVDSSEGAMPQTKFVTGKALALGLKPIVVVNKVDRPDERIQEVLDEVFDLFVSLDATDEQLDFPVLYASGRNGYANEDSTLRSGTLTPLFQKIVDHVPAPAVEVEGVPFTFLVTLLDRDNFLGRILTGRVTSGSVKVNQAIHALDMDGKVIETGRASKIMAFHGLDRVPVEEAKAGDIISLAGLAVATVANTICDISVTEPIQAQPIDPPTLSMRFAVNDSPMAGREGTKVTSRMIRDRLAREAESNVAVKVTESADKDSFEVAGRGELQLGVLIETMRREGFELSISRPRVLFGEDENGGKTEPYETVMIDVDDEFSGTVVEKMNLRKAEMTDMRPSGGGKTRITFSAPSRGLIGYHGEFLSDTRGTGIMNRLFEKYGPHKGTIEGRKNGVLISNGAGEANAYALGPLEERGILMVGVGEALYEGMIIGQNAKPDDLEVNPMKSKALTNFRASGKDDAVRLTPPWKLTLEQAIAYIDDDELVEVTPKTIRLRKRYLDPNERKRMSRSKAA; encoded by the coding sequence ATGTCCCTGCGTAATATCGCCATCATCGCGCACGTCGATCACGGCAAGACCACCCTCGTCGACCAGCTTTTCCGCCAGTCCGGCACCTTCCGCGACAATCAGCGCGTCGAAGAGCGTGCGATGGACAGCAATGACCTGGAAAAGGAGCGCGGCATCACCATCCTGGCGAAGCCGACCTCCGTCGAATGGACGCCCGAAGGCGGCGAACCCGTCCGCATCAACATCGTCGATACCCCTGGCCACGCCGACTTCGGCGGTGAAGTCGAGCGCATCCTCTCGATGGTCGATGGCGTCGTCCTGCTGGTCGATTCGTCGGAAGGCGCGATGCCGCAGACGAAGTTCGTGACCGGCAAGGCGCTGGCGCTGGGTCTGAAGCCGATCGTCGTCGTCAATAAGGTCGACCGTCCCGACGAGCGTATCCAGGAAGTGCTGGACGAAGTGTTCGACCTGTTTGTGTCGCTGGACGCGACCGATGAGCAACTCGACTTCCCCGTCCTCTACGCGTCGGGCCGCAACGGCTACGCCAATGAGGATTCGACGCTGCGTTCGGGGACGCTGACCCCGCTGTTCCAGAAGATCGTCGATCATGTGCCTGCGCCCGCCGTGGAAGTAGAGGGCGTGCCCTTCACCTTCCTGGTGACGCTGCTCGATCGCGACAATTTCCTGGGTCGCATCCTGACCGGCCGCGTGACCAGCGGTTCGGTGAAGGTGAACCAGGCGATCCACGCGCTCGACATGGACGGCAAGGTGATCGAAACCGGTCGCGCGTCGAAGATCATGGCCTTCCACGGCCTGGACCGCGTGCCGGTGGAGGAAGCCAAGGCGGGCGACATCATTTCGCTGGCCGGTCTCGCGGTCGCGACCGTGGCCAACACCATCTGCGACATTTCGGTGACCGAACCGATCCAGGCCCAGCCGATCGATCCGCCAACGCTCTCGATGCGTTTCGCCGTCAACGATTCGCCCATGGCCGGCCGCGAAGGCACCAAGGTGACCAGCCGCATGATCCGCGACCGTCTGGCCCGCGAAGCCGAATCGAACGTCGCCGTGAAGGTCACCGAGAGCGCCGACAAGGACAGCTTCGAAGTCGCCGGGCGCGGCGAGCTTCAGCTAGGCGTGCTCATCGAAACCATGCGCCGTGAAGGGTTCGAACTCTCCATCAGCCGCCCACGCGTGCTGTTTGGCGAGGACGAGAATGGCGGCAAGACCGAGCCCTATGAAACCGTCATGATCGACGTGGACGATGAATTTTCCGGCACGGTTGTCGAGAAGATGAACCTGCGCAAGGCGGAAATGACCGACATGCGGCCTTCGGGTGGCGGCAAGACCCGCATCACCTTCTCCGCGCCGTCGCGCGGCCTGATCGGCTATCATGGCGAATTCCTGTCCGACACGCGCGGCACCGGCATCATGAACCGCTTGTTCGAGAAGTACGGCCCGCATAAGGGCACGATCGAAGGCCGCAAGAACGGCGTGCTGATCTCCAACGGCGCGGGCGAGGCGAATGCCTATGCGCTGGGTCCGCTGGAAGAACGCGGCATCCTGATGGTCGGCGTGGGCGAAGCGCTCTATGAAGGCATGATCATCGGCCAGAACGCCAAGCCCGACGATCTGGAAGTCAACCCGATGAAGAGCAAGGCGCTCACCAACTTCCGCGCCAGCGGCAAGGACGACGCCGTGCGCCTGACCCCGCCGTGGAAGCTGACGCTGGAACAGGCGATCGCCTATATCGACGATGATGAACTGGTCGAAGTGACGCCCAAGACCATTCGCCTGCGCAAGCGCTACCTCGATCCGAACGAGCGCAAGCGCATGAGCCGTTCCAAGGCGGCGTAA
- a CDS encoding S10 family peptidase, with protein sequence MRSAATFAFASLIALATPALAQKEAPDAAKQHADKVAEEVAANWASAPVEEVTQSSKGTARVDGKAIPYTQTAGTLTIRDEKGKPVASMFYTAYTAAGKNRPVTFLYNGGPGSSSLWLRMGSFAPEHVRTSNPEAVKPAPFDVGPNNDSLIGSTDMVFLDTIGSGYSRILGDAKPSDFYSVDGDVDAFAKAIIRYTTKNGRWASPKYIFGESYGTTRSGALAFQLEDRGLALNGVVLLSSIMNYGVRQSGFDTIHIGYIPSYAATAWYHNRVPGGRPESLEAFVEEARQFANGPYATALLKGSDISVQETDQIAQQLSRFTGLSVDYLKRANLRVSLSRFRKELLREGHETVGRFDSRYKGIDADAAGEEPEFDPSSTGITGLYVGSFLDQVTRQIGYKTDLNYRLSAREGGDFKWDWSHQAPEGGKQNVADVTADLSAAMRTNPHLRVLSLNGWYDMATPFFSTERDLKHMMLEPQLRQNLQFKYYPAGHMVYLNPEALHQMRLDMERYYAEGAR encoded by the coding sequence ATGCGGTCTGCCGCCACCTTCGCCTTTGCTTCCCTGATCGCCCTCGCCACCCCTGCGCTGGCGCAGAAGGAAGCGCCCGACGCTGCCAAGCAACATGCCGACAAGGTGGCCGAAGAAGTCGCGGCCAATTGGGCCAGCGCGCCGGTCGAGGAAGTGACGCAAAGCAGCAAGGGCACCGCCCGCGTTGATGGCAAGGCTATCCCCTACACCCAGACCGCCGGCACGCTCACTATCCGCGACGAAAAGGGCAAACCGGTCGCGAGCATGTTCTACACCGCCTATACGGCGGCGGGTAAGAACCGCCCGGTGACCTTCCTTTACAATGGCGGCCCCGGTTCCTCTTCACTGTGGCTGCGCATGGGCAGTTTCGCGCCGGAGCATGTCCGCACCAGCAACCCGGAAGCGGTCAAGCCCGCCCCGTTCGACGTCGGCCCCAATAATGACAGCCTGATCGGCAGCACGGACATGGTGTTCCTCGACACGATCGGTTCGGGCTATTCGCGCATATTGGGCGACGCCAAGCCATCCGACTTCTATAGCGTCGATGGGGATGTGGACGCCTTTGCCAAGGCGATCATCCGCTACACGACGAAAAATGGACGCTGGGCGTCGCCCAAATATATTTTCGGCGAAAGCTATGGCACGACCCGGTCGGGGGCGCTCGCCTTTCAGCTGGAGGATCGCGGGCTGGCGCTCAATGGCGTGGTGCTGCTGTCGTCGATCATGAATTATGGCGTGCGCCAGTCGGGCTTCGACACCATCCATATCGGCTATATCCCCAGCTACGCCGCGACCGCGTGGTATCATAACCGCGTGCCCGGCGGCCGCCCAGAAAGTCTGGAAGCCTTCGTCGAGGAGGCGCGCCAGTTCGCCAACGGCCCCTATGCCACCGCGCTGCTCAAGGGGTCCGACATCAGCGTGCAGGAAACCGACCAGATTGCTCAACAGCTAAGCCGCTTCACAGGCCTGTCGGTCGATTATCTCAAGCGCGCCAACCTGCGCGTCAGCCTGTCGCGCTTCCGCAAGGAATTGCTGCGTGAAGGGCATGAAACGGTCGGCCGCTTCGACAGCCGCTACAAAGGCATAGACGCCGACGCGGCGGGCGAGGAACCGGAATTTGATCCGTCCAGCACCGGCATCACCGGCCTTTATGTGGGCAGTTTCCTGGACCAGGTGACGCGGCAGATCGGCTACAAGACCGACCTCAACTACCGCCTGAGCGCGCGCGAGGGCGGCGATTTCAAATGGGACTGGAGCCATCAGGCGCCCGAAGGCGGCAAGCAGAATGTCGCGGACGTGACCGCGGACCTGAGCGCTGCGATGCGCACAAACCCGCATCTGCGCGTGCTGTCCCTGAACGGCTGGTACGATATGGCGACGCCCTTCTTCTCGACCGAGCGCGATTTGAAGCACATGATGCTGGAGCCGCAGCTACGCCAGAACCTTCAGTTCAAATATTATCCGGCGGGCCACATGGTCTATCTGAACCCGGAAGCACTGCACCAGATGCGGCTCGACATGGAGCGCTATTACGCGGAGGGCGCGCGCTGA
- a CDS encoding toxic anion resistance protein has protein sequence MATTAPTTTVTADPLNLTAPDPVPVVAPERAAGLVPIEDEKKSKLDEKVDAFVADLIAQDANSPEFGARVDQLTNMGRKEIAEAAGHSNRFLDRPVRAMDSDTKVGADLAELRRTVEDLDPGKRGNLLAPKKLFGIIPFGNKMRDYFDGYKSAQGHINSILGSLASGKDVLIKDNAAIDVERQNMWQTMGRLEQMIHISKTMDARLEAKALELDATDPTKAKAIRESALFYIRQRTQDLLTQMAVTVQGYLALDLVKKNNVELVKGVDRASTTTVAALRTAVTVAQALAGQRLVLEQISALNTTTANMIDRTGELLKSQTAQIHEQAAASTIPIETLQRAFQNIYDTMDNIDAFKLKALENMKMTVNTLSGEVEKSKGYIARAQGQAQAAQQVRADNPLLSAIEG, from the coding sequence ATGGCCACGACCGCGCCCACCACGACCGTTACTGCCGACCCGCTGAACCTGACCGCGCCCGATCCGGTGCCCGTGGTCGCGCCTGAAAGGGCGGCGGGTCTGGTCCCGATCGAGGACGAAAAAAAGTCCAAGCTGGACGAGAAGGTCGACGCCTTCGTCGCGGACCTGATCGCGCAGGACGCCAATTCGCCCGAGTTCGGTGCGCGCGTCGATCAGCTGACCAATATGGGGCGCAAGGAAATCGCGGAGGCCGCAGGCCACTCCAACCGATTCCTTGATCGCCCAGTGCGGGCAATGGACAGCGACACCAAGGTCGGCGCCGACCTGGCCGAACTGCGCCGCACGGTGGAGGATCTCGATCCGGGCAAGCGCGGCAACCTGCTCGCGCCCAAGAAGCTGTTCGGCATCATCCCCTTCGGCAATAAGATGCGCGACTATTTCGACGGTTATAAGAGCGCGCAGGGTCATATCAATTCCATCCTGGGGTCGCTGGCCAGCGGCAAGGACGTCCTTATCAAGGACAATGCCGCGATCGACGTCGAGCGGCAGAATATGTGGCAAACCATGGGCCGTCTGGAACAGATGATCCATATCAGCAAGACCATGGACGCGCGGCTGGAGGCCAAGGCGCTGGAACTGGATGCGACTGATCCGACCAAGGCGAAGGCAATCCGCGAAAGCGCGCTGTTCTACATCCGCCAGCGCACGCAGGATCTGCTGACGCAAATGGCGGTGACGGTGCAGGGCTATCTGGCGCTGGACCTGGTGAAGAAGAACAATGTCGAACTGGTCAAGGGCGTGGACCGCGCCAGCACCACGACGGTCGCGGCGCTGCGGACGGCGGTGACGGTCGCGCAGGCGCTGGCCGGGCAGCGGCTGGTGCTGGAACAGATCAGTGCGCTCAACACTACGACTGCCAATATGATCGACCGGACCGGCGAATTGCTCAAAAGCCAGACCGCGCAAATCCACGAACAGGCCGCGGCGAGCACGATCCCGATCGAAACGCTCCAGCGCGCCTTCCAGAATATCTACGACACGATGGACAATATCGATGCCTTCAAGCTCAAGGCGCTGGAGAATATGAAGATGACGGTGAACACCCTGTCGGGCGAGGTCGAAAAGTCCAAGGGCTATATCGCCCGCGCGCAGGGCCAGGCGCAGGCGGCACAGCAAGTACGCGCCGACAATCCGCTGCTGAGCGCGATCGAGGGGTGA